One window of Desulfobacca acetoxidans DSM 11109 genomic DNA carries:
- a CDS encoding formyltransferase — protein sequence MRLLFMGYSNIGHTCLKVLIDLCRQLDDNIVAVVTHEDNPQEQIWFRSVQELALAHNLPVYTPEDPNNPEFVELLRGLAPDFIFSCYYRKMLKKAILNIPPKGALNLHGSLLPRYRGRCPINWVLLHGEPLTGLTLHYMEEKPDYGDMVAQVQVPIIPEDTALTLSDKMAIAAGTLMRQVYPLLRVDLAPRIMQDHNRATYFGGRKPEDGRIDWEQPAVQIYNLIRAVTHPFPGAFTFWRGKRLFLWAGRPKPENQGPLLQPGEVALDSAAQQLVIGAGQGRLAVIAAQLEGSPEVVGEALVQQLGFLAGEILGRS from the coding sequence ATGCGCCTCCTCTTTATGGGTTATAGCAATATCGGTCATACCTGTCTGAAGGTGCTTATCGATCTGTGTCGCCAACTTGACGATAATATCGTTGCGGTGGTGACGCACGAGGACAATCCTCAGGAGCAGATCTGGTTCAGGTCCGTTCAGGAATTGGCGTTAGCCCATAACTTGCCAGTATATACCCCGGAAGACCCCAATAATCCGGAATTCGTGGAATTGTTGCGCGGGTTAGCGCCCGACTTTATTTTTTCCTGTTATTATCGCAAGATGCTTAAAAAGGCCATATTGAACATTCCTCCTAAGGGTGCTCTCAACCTGCATGGCAGCCTGCTGCCGCGTTACCGGGGACGCTGCCCCATTAATTGGGTTCTGTTACACGGGGAACCTTTGACTGGCCTCACTCTTCACTATATGGAGGAAAAGCCGGACTATGGCGACATGGTAGCCCAGGTACAGGTCCCCATCATTCCGGAAGATACAGCCTTGACCCTGTCCGACAAGATGGCTATTGCGGCTGGAACATTGATGCGACAGGTGTATCCTCTCCTGCGGGTGGATCTGGCACCCCGGATTATGCAAGACCATAACCGCGCTACTTATTTCGGTGGCCGGAAGCCGGAGGACGGCCGGATTGACTGGGAACAGCCAGCGGTGCAGATTTATAATCTTATCAGAGCCGTGACCCATCCTTTCCCTGGCGCGTTTACCTTCTGGCGAGGCAAGAGACTATTTCTTTGGGCTGGCAGGCCGAAACCGGAGAATCAGGGACCGCTATTGCAGCCGGGCGAAGTAGCATTAGATTCGGCGGCCCAACAACTGGTCATCGGTGCTGGCCAGGGAAGACTGGCGGTGATTGCAGCCCAGTTGGAGGGATCTCCGGAAGTGGTTGGCGAGGCCCTGGTTCAGCAGTTGGGATTTCTAGCGGGCGAGATCTTGGGGAGGTCCTGA
- a CDS encoding OprO/OprP family phosphate-selective porin, which yields MRKKPPFRIGLLTAVAAMLRGRALLGFAAAFAVMLCGVIAISPAQATSDPLIEVLIRKGVLTPGEAMQIEKEARDLEKTREQQVDQKVKASEQKVVDQVDKKLTSVEKKVAAKPAPKDSWKVHWKNGLKIESPDGKNKFGLGGRIMVDFASVSSTSRRFADQVRQDEGTPLTGFGSEFRRARIYVSGTVYDNYFFKGEYDFAEGNGTVGFKDVFIGMKNIPGIGHIRIGHQKEPFSLEEQTSSRFITFMERGLPNVFAPSRNTGIMAYNTAFNKRMYWGFGVFQDVDDFGNDFDNNQDWNTTLRIAGTPWYEDKGRHLLHVGLSYSHQFRNSNDFQLRYRQRPEVHTTDARTVDMFTNRLWTENIDLVNPELAFVWGPFSLQGEYMFAFTEASRRQSPAQNLFLNQSDPTFQGAYIYGSVFLTGESRNYSQSGACFDRIKPNNNFDLKGGWGAWELGARYSYLSLSDKGVGGGRENNFTAGLNWYLTPNTRWMFNYVYADVDGRLVTPRPPTYPQDIVNGTAHVAQTRFQIDF from the coding sequence ATGAGAAAAAAACCACCTTTTAGAATCGGGCTGCTGACGGCTGTCGCAGCCATGCTGCGAGGCAGAGCTCTGCTCGGCTTTGCCGCGGCATTTGCAGTCATGCTCTGCGGCGTAATAGCGATATCTCCTGCTCAGGCCACCAGCGATCCGCTAATTGAGGTGCTCATCAGGAAAGGAGTACTCACGCCGGGTGAGGCCATGCAGATAGAAAAAGAGGCCCGAGATTTGGAAAAAACCCGGGAACAGCAGGTCGACCAAAAAGTCAAGGCATCGGAGCAGAAAGTCGTTGACCAGGTCGACAAGAAGCTAACCTCAGTGGAAAAGAAGGTGGCCGCGAAACCGGCGCCCAAAGATTCCTGGAAGGTTCACTGGAAGAACGGCTTGAAAATAGAGAGTCCGGACGGCAAAAACAAATTCGGTTTAGGGGGAAGAATCATGGTGGATTTCGCCAGCGTCTCTTCAACTAGCCGTAGATTTGCCGACCAGGTCCGGCAGGATGAAGGAACCCCCCTAACCGGTTTCGGGAGCGAATTCCGGCGGGCCCGGATCTATGTGTCGGGAACTGTTTATGACAATTACTTTTTCAAGGGGGAGTATGATTTTGCGGAAGGCAACGGCACCGTGGGATTCAAAGACGTGTTCATCGGCATGAAAAATATCCCCGGTATCGGGCATATCCGCATCGGCCATCAGAAAGAGCCGTTCTCTCTGGAAGAGCAAACCAGCAGCCGGTTCATCACCTTTATGGAACGCGGGCTGCCGAACGTTTTCGCCCCTTCCCGCAACACCGGGATCATGGCGTACAATACGGCGTTTAATAAGCGGATGTATTGGGGATTTGGGGTTTTTCAGGATGTGGATGACTTCGGCAATGACTTTGACAATAACCAGGACTGGAACACGACGCTGCGAATCGCCGGAACCCCATGGTATGAGGATAAGGGCAGGCACCTACTCCACGTCGGTTTATCCTACAGCCACCAGTTCCGCAACAGCAATGATTTTCAACTGCGCTACCGGCAGCGCCCCGAGGTGCATACCACCGACGCCCGGACGGTGGACATGTTTACTAACCGGTTATGGACCGAAAACATCGATCTAGTCAACCCCGAACTCGCTTTTGTGTGGGGACCCTTCTCCCTGCAAGGGGAATATATGTTTGCCTTCACCGAGGCCAGCCGCCGGCAGTCACCAGCCCAAAACCTGTTCCTAAACCAGAGTGATCCGACGTTCCAAGGAGCGTATATCTATGGCAGCGTCTTTCTCACCGGCGAAAGCCGTAACTATAGCCAATCTGGCGCTTGTTTTGATCGAATTAAGCCGAACAACAACTTTGACCTGAAAGGCGGTTGGGGTGCCTGGGAACTCGGCGCCCGCTACTCCTATCTGAGCCTGAGCGATAAAGGCGTCGGGGGCGGCAGAGAAAACAACTTCACTGCCGGTCTGAACTGGTACCTAACCCCCAACACCCGCTGGATGTTTAACTACGTCTATGCCGATGTTGATGGTCGCCTGGTTACCCCGCGCCCGCCGACCTATCCTCAAGACATCGTCAACGGCACGGCACACGTTGCCCAAACCCGTTTTCAGATTGACTTCTAA
- a CDS encoding DUF4405 domain-containing protein, with product MDKGKLNFLIDALMFLCMAGIAGIGFLMKYVLLPRSAARALYGRRVELSWLGWDRHDWGEVHLYLAFLLLGLLVLHIILHWDMIVGLFKRFFANAAYRPIIMVSFVCLCAVLFLFAFFIQPDIEERGPGKGRGQGRVESREQAPKHLAALTHFDKSSLPGCLYSTGQGQNKSSLA from the coding sequence ATGGATAAAGGCAAGTTGAACTTCCTCATTGATGCCTTGATGTTTCTGTGTATGGCCGGTATAGCAGGCATTGGTTTTCTGATGAAATACGTGTTGCTTCCCCGCAGTGCAGCTCGGGCGCTCTATGGCAGGAGGGTTGAACTATCCTGGCTGGGCTGGGACCGGCATGACTGGGGCGAAGTGCATCTCTACCTGGCATTTCTCCTGTTGGGGCTTCTTGTGCTCCATATCATTCTGCACTGGGATATGATTGTCGGCCTGTTCAAGAGATTTTTTGCTAATGCTGCCTACCGTCCGATTATTATGGTCAGCTTTGTCTGTCTCTGCGCGGTGTTATTCCTCTTCGCTTTCTTTATCCAGCCGGATATTGAGGAGAGGGGGCCAGGGAAGGGTAGGGGACAGGGCCGGGTGGAATCTCGCGAACAGGCTCCCAAACATCTGGCCGCACTCACGCATTTTGACAAGAGCTCTTTACCAGGTTGCCTTTATTCAACCGGACAGGGACAGAACAAATCAAGCTTGGCCTGA
- a CDS encoding mandelate racemase/muconate lactonizing enzyme family protein has protein sequence MTLRFTRLELREVRIPFRFAFKHSLAVRREAHNLILTLATDAGVIGYGEVIPRTYLTGESVETAWQDIRSHYWPTIRELKLSTAASPWEALQPCFAWATAHRKTAAYAGLDLAVWDAWARTAKRPGYSLFGQRRPLPVSITGPLGVGSLHRVWKLASLMRFLGFSQFKLKVGNSSDLATVRLVRQIIGRQRDLRVDANGGWNVDQAITRIQEFKQFGVSSVEQPIPAGDSQTLALVQREGGLPVMADESLCTLTDAKNLLEHQAADIWNLRLAKIGGFTGLLAMLEVAGFPLPWTPKPLVTGYRPQMQLGTLVGETSILTAAARACLGLCPFRHVEFGFPRILLQQDPFRGDPGGYLSVGNVLSNGFGLGVSPHPGRLDSVTRHREVLT, from the coding sequence ATGACATTGCGATTCACCAGGCTGGAACTGCGGGAAGTAAGAATCCCTTTCCGTTTTGCTTTTAAACATTCTCTGGCAGTTCGACGCGAGGCCCACAATCTCATCCTGACGCTGGCAACCGATGCCGGGGTAATTGGGTATGGCGAGGTCATCCCTCGCACTTATCTCACCGGAGAATCTGTTGAGACCGCCTGGCAGGATATCAGATCTCATTATTGGCCCACAATCCGAGAGTTGAAACTGTCCACCGCGGCCTCTCCCTGGGAGGCGCTGCAGCCTTGCTTCGCCTGGGCCACAGCTCATCGGAAGACGGCGGCTTACGCCGGGCTCGATCTGGCTGTGTGGGATGCCTGGGCCCGAACCGCCAAACGACCGGGCTACAGCCTTTTTGGACAGAGGCGGCCCTTGCCGGTATCCATCACCGGACCCTTGGGGGTCGGCTCATTACATCGGGTCTGGAAGCTAGCCAGTCTTATGAGATTCCTGGGATTTTCGCAATTTAAATTGAAAGTCGGCAATTCCAGTGACTTAGCCACCGTGCGACTGGTGCGCCAGATTATCGGACGCCAACGGGACCTGAGAGTAGACGCCAATGGGGGGTGGAACGTCGACCAGGCTATAACCCGGATCCAGGAATTTAAGCAGTTCGGAGTTAGCTCAGTGGAACAGCCTATCCCCGCCGGAGATTCTCAGACACTGGCCCTGGTACAGCGGGAGGGAGGTCTTCCGGTAATGGCGGATGAGTCCCTCTGCACCCTTACAGACGCCAAAAATCTTTTAGAACATCAGGCCGCCGATATCTGGAACCTGCGGCTGGCCAAGATCGGGGGTTTTACCGGTCTGCTGGCTATGCTCGAAGTCGCTGGCTTCCCGTTGCCCTGGACCCCCAAACCCCTCGTAACCGGCTATCGGCCCCAGATGCAACTGGGAACCTTGGTAGGTGAAACGTCCATTCTGACGGCCGCAGCCCGGGCCTGTTTGGGGCTGTGCCCGTTCCGGCATGTTGAGTTCGGTTTCCCTCGAATTCTCCTGCAGCAGGACCCTTTCCGAGGGGATCCTGGCGGCTATCTAAGCGTCGGCAATGTCCTGAGCAATGGATTCGGGCTGGGCGTTTCTCCCCACCCGGGTCGACTGGATTCGGTGACCCGGCACCGGGAGGTGTTGACCTGA